Part of the Desulfurellaceae bacterium genome is shown below.
GCCGGCCCGGCGGCGAACAGGAGAGGCACATGAGCACCACACAGCCGTTTACGGTCCATATCACGGACGAGGTCTTGAGCGACCTGCGCGAGCGCCTGACCCGCACCCGTTGGGCCGAGGATTTTGCCAACGATGAGTGGGCCTACGGCACCAACGGCGCCTACCTCAGGGAGCTGGTGGCCTACTGGATCGAACACTACGACTGGCGCGAGCACGAAGCCGCGATGAACGCCTTCTCGCACTATCGGACGACGATTGAGGGCATTCCGATCCACTTCATCCACGAGCCCGGCAAGGGTCCACAGCCGATGCCGATCATCCTCAACCACGGCTGGCCGTGGACCTTCTGGGATCTCAACAAGGTCATCCGTCCGCTGGCCGACCCGGCCGCGTTTGGCGCCGACCCGGCCGACTCTTTTGACGTGGTCGTGCCGTCTCTGCCCGGCTATGGCTTTTCCTCACCGCTCGGCGTGCCCGGCATCAACTACTGGCGGACGGCCGACCTGTGGGTCAGCCTGATGCAGGATGTGTTGGGCTACAACCGCTTTGCGGCTCAGGGCGGCGACTGGGGGGCGGCGATTGCCGCCCAGCTCGGCCACAAGTACGCCGACCGCGTCATTGGCGTGCATACCCATGTCATGATCGCCCTCAACGCCTTTTCCGCCCCCCTGACGGATATGCTCGACCCGGCCCTGTACGGTCCCGGCGAAGAGGGCTGGTATGAGCGCAGCATGCACTTTCTGACCGCCGAGACCGGCTATGTGGCGCTGCAAACGACCAAGCCTCAGACCCTGGCCTATGGGCTCAACGACTCGCCGGTCGGGCTGTGCGCCTGGATTTTGGAGAAACGCCGCACCTGGAGCGACTGCGACGGCGAGGTGGAAAAACGCTTCAGCAAGGACGAGCTGCTGACGACCATGACCCTGTACTGGGTGACCCAGAGTTTTGGCGCCTCGGCCCGCTATTATTACGAGGCCGCCCACAACCTGTGGCAGCCGTCGCACGACCAGCGGCCGGTGATCGGTGCGCCAACCGGCGTGGCGGTGTTTCCCAAAGATGTCGTGCTGCTGCCCCGCAAGTGGGCCGAGCAGTACTATAACCTCCAGCGCTGGACGGTCATGCCGGCCGGAGGGCATTTTGCGTCAATGGAAGANNNNNNNNNNNNNNNNNNNNNNNNNNNNNNNNNNNNNNNNNNNNNNNNNNNNNNNNNNNNNNNNNNNNNNNNNNNNNNNNNTGGATGGCAAGGTGGCGTTGATTACCGGTGGCAGCACCGGGATTGGCCGGGCGACCGCCCAGATTTTCGCCCGCGAAGGGGCAAAGGTCGGGGTGGCCGATGTGAATGCAGAGGGAGCTGAGGAAACCGTGCGGCTGATCCAGGCCGCCGGCGGGGCGGCGCTCTTTATCCGCGCCGACGTGTCCCGGGCTGCGGATACCGAGGCCATGGTCAGGACCGTGGTCGAGACCTATGGCCGGTTGGACTGTGCCTTCAACAACGCGGGTATCGAGGGCGAGATGCAGTCCACCCAGGACTATAGCGAGGCGGTCTGGGAGCGGGTAATGGGCATCAATCTCAAGGGCGTGTGGCTGAGCATGAAGGCCGAAATCCAGCACATGCTGGGCCACGGCGGCGGGGCGATTGTGAACACCGCGTCTGCCGCCGGCCTGGTCGCCGTGCCGTCCCTGTCGGCCTATGTGGCGGCCAAACACGGCGTGGTCGGACTGACCAAGACCGCAGCCCTGGAGTACGCCAAGGCCGGCATCCGGGTCAATGCGGTGTGTCCGGGCGGCGTGGATACGCCGATGGTCCAGCGGGTCTTTGGCAGCAATCGAGAGCTTGCCGAGGCTGCGATAGCGTCCGAGCCGGTCGGGCGTCTGGCCCAGCCGGCCGAGATCGGCGAGGCTGTGGCTTGGCTGTGTTCGGACGCCGCCTCGTTTGTGACCGGTCATCCCATGGCGGTCGACGGCGGGATGGTCGCTCAGTAGCGACCCGTCGCTTGCAATCCTGTCCCCA
Proteins encoded:
- a CDS encoding alpha/beta fold hydrolase — translated: MSTTQPFTVHITDEVLSDLRERLTRTRWAEDFANDEWAYGTNGAYLRELVAYWIEHYDWREHEAAMNAFSHYRTTIEGIPIHFIHEPGKGPQPMPIILNHGWPWTFWDLNKVIRPLADPAAFGADPADSFDVVVPSLPGYGFSSPLGVPGINYWRTADLWVSLMQDVLGYNRFAAQGGDWGAAIAAQLGHKYADRVIGVHTHVMIALNAFSAPLTDMLDPALYGPGEEGWYERSMHFLTAETGYVALQTTKPQTLAYGLNDSPVGLCAWILEKRRTWSDCDGEVEKRFSKDELLTTMTLYWVTQSFGASARYYYEAAHNLWQPSHDQRPVIGAPTGVAVFPKDVVLLPRKWAEQYYNLQRWTVMPAGGHFASME
- a CDS encoding SDR family oxidoreductase; the protein is DGKVALITGGSTGIGRATAQIFAREGAKVGVADVNAEGAEETVRLIQAAGGAALFIRADVSRAADTEAMVRTVVETYGRLDCAFNNAGIEGEMQSTQDYSEAVWERVMGINLKGVWLSMKAEIQHMLGHGGGAIVNTASAAGLVAVPSLSAYVAAKHGVVGLTKTAALEYAKAGIRVNAVCPGGVDTPMVQRVFGSNRELAEAAIASEPVGRLAQPAEIGEAVAWLCSDAASFVTGHPMAVDGGMVAQ